A genomic window from Punica granatum isolate Tunisia-2019 chromosome 2, ASM765513v2, whole genome shotgun sequence includes:
- the LOC116193887 gene encoding cation/H(+) antiporter 15-like: MPPLNKTIIEMLPGFTKGLKEGPSICEVAVTSSPRGIFYKENPLLESYNLFALQIILLVLAYRAVYFLLRPLKQTKFVCSVVAGILIGPNMLGKLHIFGERGLFPEKELLITGTMGALGIAYFIFLVAVKMDLSMLRRTAKEATVIGTLSVLVPFACTITATFLLPMMGMQKDFFRFLFSAGISVTRFANVADVANELNMLTSQQGQLLLSSTMLNELFTWTALVSGICYRNPNNPLIPFLLLLSMLGVGIVTVSVKTLALKIIAKAPKGVPVNERLITSILIIALWMAFFTNLIGSLHVGMLVMGLIMPDGPPLGSAIVERAEYMVMEFLMPVFYVQVGYGTDLSSFDVTKFWEVTVFVTVSFAAKFLATLLGALACRQNHRDALLLALMVNVKGPIDLYLFMRWKISKNVAPHTHVILVLSNVMVTALVTPLIERLYNDCQKTNASDRQGMKAIQTSSISAEFKIMCCVHNVDNVPGIISLLEASNGSTSSKLSAVVIHLNDLVGRAAPLLVRNDKLKRNIDKNQSDKVAHEFETYTRKLYNPIALTNFTLVAPYKAMHENICHLAKTEGTTLIILPYRKVQGDEAGASQAVVAQATAIRNLNCDMLAHNPCAVGILANKGLGRCLGHDSFSCNVAVIFTGGHDDREALAYATRLLMHSSVRVTLLRLITRWQQVYAEDMMEKKLDNRLVEEFKIKKTEDTRAKYYEEAIVDILGLFNAIRSLGDHYNLVIAGRQSPQIMSMCDEWSDTQDIWGGNPELGIIGDFIASDDYNESKSSALIIQRYPSDDVDVQSKKRYVKYEDERHLLGY, from the exons ATGCCGCCGCTAAACAAAACGATTATAGAAATGCTGCCGGGGTTCACAAAGGGGTTGAAAGAGGGTCCCTCGATCTGTGAAGTAGCAGTCACGAGCTCCCCGCGTGGGATCTTTTACAAAGAGAACCCTTTGCTGGAGAGCTATAACCTGTTTGCCCTACAAATCATCTTGCTCGTCTTAGCTTATCGAGCCGTCTATTTCCTGCTGAGGCCTTTGAAACAGACCAAATTCGTCTGCAGTGTCGTG GCGGGCATCCTGATAGGCCCCAACATGTTGGGAAAGCTCCATATATTCGGGGAGAGGGGCTTATTCCCAGAAAAAGAACTCCTTATAACGGGCACAATGGGCGCCCTCGGGATTGCGTACTTTATCTTCCTTGTTGCCGTCAAGATGGATCTCTCCATGCTCCGGAGGACCGCCAAGGAAGCCACAGTCATCGGGACCTTGAGCGTACTCGTGCCCTTCGCGTGCACGATCACAGCCACTTTCCTACTGCCAATGATGGGGATGCAGAAGGACTTCTTTCGGTTCCTGTTTTCCGCTGGCATATCCGTGACGCGGTTCGCCAACGTTGCCGACGTGGCAAATGAGTTGAACATGCTGACTTCACAACAAGGCCAACTTTTGCTCTCATCCACCATGCTCAACGAGCTCTTCACATGGACAGCCCTCGTCTCCGGGATTTGCTACCGGAACCCTAACAACCCCCTAATTCCGTTCTTGCTTCTCCTTTCCATGCTGGGTGTTGGGATCGTCACAGTTTCAGTTAAGACTTTGGCATTGAAGATTATTGCCAAGGCCCCTAAGGGAGTACCGGTGAACGAGAGGTTAATAACTTCAATCTTGATTATAGCCCTGTGGATGGCCTTTTTCACGAACCTGATTGGGTCACTCCACGTTGGAATGCTAGTCATGGGCCTCATCATGCCAGATGGGCCGCCTCTGGGCTCGGCGATCGTCGAGCGGGCCGAGTACATGGTGATGGAGTTCTTGATGCCCGTGTTCTATGTTCAAGTCGGATACGGCACCGACCTGTCCTCGTTCGATGTGACGAAATTCTGGGAGGTCACCGTTTTCGTCACTGTGAGCTTCGCTGCAAAGTTCTTAGCAACTCTGTTGGGAGCCCTCGCATGTCGGCAAAATCATCGAGATGCCTTGTTGCTTGCGCTTATGGTGAATGTCAAGGGCCCAATTGACCTTTATCTGTTCATGCGTTGGAAAATCAGTAAG AATGTGGCACCACATACTCATGTGATATTGGTGTTGTCGAACGTCATGGTAACTGCATTAGTGACGCCATTGATAGAGAGGCTGTACAACGATTGCCAGAAAACAAATGCATCAGATAGACAGGGCATGAAAGCGATTCAGACAAGCTCGATCAGCGCTGAATTCAAGATCATGTGCTGCGTACACAATGTGGATAATGTTCCTGGGATCATCTCCCTCCTCGAGGCCTCAAACGGGTCGACATCCAGCAAGTTATCTGCGGTAGTCATCCACCTCAATGACCTAGTGGGTCGGGCGGCTCCTCTCTTGGTCCGCAATGACAAACTAAAAAGGAATATTGACAAGAACCAGTCCGACAAGGTCGCCCATGAGTTCGAGACCTACACCCGGAAATTGTACAATCCGATTGCCCTAACGAATTTCACATTGGTAGCGCCCTACAAGGCCATGCACGAGAACATCTGCCATCTTGCGAAAACAGAGGGGACTACTCTCATCATCCTACCATACAGGAAAGTCCAAGGTGATGAGGCTGGCGCCTCTCAGGCGGTCGTTGCTCAGGCCACGGCCATACGCAACCTCAACTGTGACATGCTAGCCCACAATCCGTGTGCAGTTGGTATTCTAGCCAACAAGGGCTTGGGCCGCTGCCTAGGCCATGACTCCTTTTCTTGCAATGTTGCCGTGATTTTTACTGGCGGCCATGATGACCGTGAAGCGCTTGCCTATGCAACCCGATTGTTGATGCACTCGTCTGTGCGTGTGACACTGCTTAGGCTCATCACGAGGTGGCAGCAGGTGTATGCCGAAGATATGATGGAGAAAAAGCTCGACAACCGATTGGTAGAGGAGTTCAAGATCAAGAAGACGGAGGACACTCGGGCGAAGTATTATGAGGAGGCCATTGTGGACATCTTGGGCTTATTTAACGCAATCCGTTCCTTGGGAGACCACTACAATCTCGTGATAGCGGGGCGACAAAGCCCTCAAATCATGTCAATGTGCGACGAATGGTCAGATACACAAGATATTTGGGGCGGGAATCCTGAACTTGGTATCATCGGCGATTTCATCGCTTCGGATGATTACAATGAGAGCAAGAGTTCCGCACTGATAATCCAACGCTATCCAAGCGATGATGTTGatgtacaaagtaaaaaaCGCTACGTAAAGTATGAAGATGAGCGACATCTGCTTGgttattaa
- the LOC116197663 gene encoding laccase-5-like yields the protein MMSCIHLSLLLGLLLLFSTTLYSANAKTHYHDFVVQATKVKRLCKTHNTITVNGQYPGPTLEINNGDSLVVNVVNRARYNVTIHWHGVRQMRTGWADGPEFVTQCPIRPGGSYTYRFTIDGQEGTLWWHAHSSWLRATVYGALIIHPKEGSSYPFAKPKRETPILLGEWWDANPIDVVREATRTGGAPNVSDAYTINGQPGDLYNCSSKDTVIIPIDSGETNLVRVINAALNQELFFSIANHRFTVVGADASYLKPFTTSVIMLGPGQTTDVLISGNQPPARYYMAARAYQSAQGAPFDNTTTTAILEYKSAPCPAKGISARPVMPSLPAFNDTATATAFTQSFRSPQKVAVPTEIDESLFFTVGLGLNNCPRNFRARRCQGPNGTRFTASMNNMSFVLPSNYSILQAYKQGIPSLYTTDFPANPPVQFDYTGNVSRSLWQPIPGTKVYKLKYGSRVQLVLQGTSIQTAENHPIHIHGYDFHIIAEGFGNFNPKTDSAKFNLINPPMRNTVGVPVNGWAVIRFVADNPGAWLMHCHLDVHIAWGLAMVFLVEDGVGELQSILPPPADYPLC from the exons atgatgagtTGCATCCATCTGTCTCTCCTCCTCGGCCTTCTTCTGCTCTTCTCGACcacgctctactcggccaatGCCAAGACTCATTACCACGACTTTGTT GTACAAGCGACTAAAGTGAAGAGGCTATGCAAGACCCACAATACCATCACGGTTAACGGACAATACCCAGGCCCAACCCTCGAAATCAACAATGGAGACTCCCTTGTGGTCAATGTTGTGAATCGTGCTCGCTACAACGTCACTATCCACTG GCACGGGGTCAGGCAGATGCGAACAGGATGGGCAGATGGGCCGGAGTTTGTAACCCAGTGCCCAATAAGACCGGGAGGGAGTTACACATACCGGTTCACCATCGACGGACAAGAAGGCACTCTATGGTGGCATGCTCACAGCTCATGGCTCAGAGCAACTGTGTATGGTGCTCTTATCATCCACCCAAAAGAAGGATCTTCCTATCCTTTCGCTAAGCCAAAGCGTGAAACTCCCATTCTTCTTG GGGAATGGTGGGACGCAAACCCGATCGATGTGGTGAGGGAAGCGACGAGGACTGGAGGTGCTCCCAATGTCTCCGATGCATACACCATCAACGGCCAACCGGGTGATCTGTACAATTGCTCTAGCAAAG ACACTGTCATTATTCCGATTGATTCTGGTGAGACGAACCTCGTCCGGGTCATCAACGCTGCCCTCAACCAGGAGCTCTTCTTCTCGATCGCCAACCACAGATTCACGGTTGTTGGGGCTGATGCCTCGTACTTGAAGCCCTTCACAACCTCGGTGATCATGTTGGGTCCTGGACAGACCACGGATGTCCTGATCAGTGGGAACCAGCCCCCGGCCCGTTACTACATGGCAGCCCGAGCCTACCAGAGCGCTCAGGGTGCGCCTTTTGACAATACCACGACCACCGCCATTCTAGAGTACAAGTCTGCCCCCTGCCCGGCAAAGGGAATCTCGGCCAGGCCCGTAATGCCATCCCTTCCGGCTTTTAACGATACCGCCACTGCCACAGCCTTCACCCAGAGCTTCCGAAGCCCCCAGAAGGTTGCTGTCCCAACTGAGATCGACGAGAGCCTCTTTTTCACTGTTGGCTTAGGACTCAACAATTGCCCCCGTAACTTCCGTGCTAGGCGATGCCAAGGCCCCAATGGCACACGCTTCACCGCAAGCATGAACAATATGTCGTTTGTGCTCCCGTCAAACTACTCTATCCTCCAGGCTTACAAGCAAGGCATCCCCAGCTTGTACACGACCGATTTTCCAGCAAACCCACCAGTGCAGTTCGACTATACCGGCAACGTGAGTCGTTCACTGTGGCAACCCATTCCTGGAACCAAGGTGTACAAGCTGAAGTACGGTTCTAGAGTGCAACTCGTGTTGCAGGGGACGAGCATTCAGACCGCTGAAAATCACCCAATCCATATCCATGGTTACGACTTCCATATAATTGCTGAAGGATTTGGGAACTTCAACCCCAAGACAGATTCTGCCAAATTTAACCTGATCAACCCGCCCATGAGGAACACCGTGGGAGTTCCTGTCAATGGCTGGGCAGTCATTAGATTCGTGGCCGATAACCCAG GTGCTTGGCTTATGCACTGTCACTTGGACGTTCACATCGCTTGGGGACTGGCAATGGTTTTCCTGGTAGAAGACGGAGTCGGGGAGTTACAGTCAATTTTGCCTCCTCCTGCAGATTATCCTCTGTGCTAG
- the LOC116195263 gene encoding cation/H(+) antiporter 15-like has translation MLGKLHMFGERGLFPKKELAITGTMGSLGIAYFIFLVAVKMDITMLRRTAKAAMIIGSLSVLVPYVTIVAVTYLRPISGIRPGFFRFLFASGLSVTRFANVADAFDELDMLTSQQGQLVLSSTMLNEIFTWMSLVTGVCYRHRHNHLIPVWLLITVVAVGATAVAMRALAKKIIARFTRKGMQVNEILVTTILVAALLMAFVTDLIGSLHLGILIMGLVMPDGPPLGSAIVERAEYMVKEFMMPVFYVLVGYSTDIFSVNSKGFWEIIVFVILGFIAKFLATLFGALACQQKLRNAVLLGLMVNVKGPIDLYLLTRWRFQKDVEKDTHAILVMSHVMLTALMTPLIEKLYKRSQKLNASDRKNMKAIQTSSSYDEFKVLCCIHGEDNIPGMISLLEASSGSRLLSAVIVHLNDLVGRAAPLVVRNDRKFRRVETNKSDRIAHEFESHIRNSTNPTKITNFTMVAPYKTMHENICHLAQKEDATLIIMPYKKVQGDAGASEAVVSQAMAMRNLNCHMLGCNPCAIGIFVNKGLGWCLGHYSFSCSVAVIFSGGHDDREALAYANRMLMHLSVRVTLLKLIVRCPSGHVEDMLEKKLDDALVEEFRIKIREDSQAQYYEKAAENLIGTLNAIRALGNHYNLVITGRQSSLLMSMFEESLDTQKSWGENPELGIVGDFIASDDYNGGKSSALIMQRYPSSVDLWRGQSRSSAHYEEDYLLGRLP, from the exons ATGTTGGGAAAGCTCCATATGTTCGGGGAGAGGGGCTTGTTTCCGAAAAAAGAACTCGCTATAACCGGGACGATGGGCTCCCTTGGCATTGCCTACTTCATCTTCCTCGTTGCAGTCAAGATGGACATCACCATGCTCCGGAGGACCGCAAAGGCAGCCATGATCATCGGAAGCCTCAGCGTACTGGTGCCCTATGTCACCATAGTGGCTGTCACATACCTCCGGCCTATATCGGGGATCCGACCCGGCTTCTTCCGGTTCCTTTTTGCGTCAGGCTTGTCGGTCACACGGTTCGCCAACGTGGCTGACGCATTTGATGAGCTAGACATGCTGACTTCGCAGCAGGGCCAACTCGTGCTCTCGTCCACGATGTTGAATGAGATCTTCACATGGATGTCCCTCGTCACTGGGGTTTGCTATCGGCATCGCCACAACCACCTAATCCCTGTGTGGCTTCTCATCACCGTGGTAGCCGTTGGGGCCACCGCTGTCGCAATGAGGGCTTTGGCGAAGAAGATTATTGCCAGGTTCACCCGTAAGGGAATGCAAGTGAATGAGATATTAGTAACCACAATCTTGGTTGCAGCACTCCTGATGGCCTTTGTGACTGACTTGATTGGGTCACTCCACTTGGGAATCCTAATCATGGGCCTGGTCATGCCCGATGGACCGCCTCTTGGCTCGGCGATAGTTGAGCGGGCTGAGTACATGGTGAAGGAGTTCATGATGCCCGTGTTCTACGTTCTAGTAGGGTACAGCACCGACATCTTCTCGGTCAACTCGAAGGGTTTCTGGGAGATCATTGTTTTCGTCATTCTGGGCTTCATCGCAAAGTTCTTAGCTACTCTGTTCGGCGCCTTGGCATGCCAGCAAAAACTTCGAAATGCTGTGCTGCTTGGCCTTATGGTGAACGTCAAGGGCCCAATCGACCTCTATCTCTTGACGCGTTGGAGATTTCAAAAG GATGTGGAGAAGGATACTCATGCGATATTGGTGATGTCGCATGTTATGTTAACCGCATTAATGACACCTTTGATAGAGAAACTTTATAAGAGGAGCCAGAAACTGAATGCGTCTGACAGAAAGAACATGAAGGCAATCCAGACAAGTTCGAGCTATGACGAATTCAAGGTCCTGTGTTGCATACACGGTGAAGACAATATTCCTGGTATGATCTCCCTCCTTGAGGCCTCAAGCGGGTCACGGTTGCTGTCTGCGGTTATTGTCCACCTCAATGACCTTGTGGGTCGAGCAGCGCCTCTCGTGGTCCGCAATGACAGGAAATTTAGAAGAGTTGAAACAAACAAGTCCGACAGGATCGCTCATGAGTTTGAGAGCCACATTAGGAACTCCACAAACCCGACCAAGATAACGAATTTCACCATGGTTGCGCCGTACAAGACTATGCACGAAAACATCTGCCATCTTGCTCAAAAAGAGGACGCTACTCTTATTATCATGCCATATAAGAAAGTCCAAGGCGATGCCGGTGCCTCTGAGGCTGTTGTTTCACAGGCCATGGCCATGCGCAACCTCAACTGTCACATGCTCGGGTGCAATCCATGTGCAATCGGGATTTTTGTCAACAAGGGCTTAGGCTGGTGCCTGGGCCATTATTCCTTTTCCTGCAGCGTCGCCGTGATCTTCTCTGGTGGGCACGACGACCGCGAGGCCCTTGCCTATGCGAACCGAATGTTGATGCACCTGTCAGTGCGTGTGACATTGCTTAAGCTAATTGTTAGGTGCCCGAGTGGCCACGTTGAGGATATGTTAGAGAAAAAGCTCGACGATGCGTTGGTGGAGGAGTTCAGGATCAAGATCAGGGAGGACAGCCAGGCCCAGTACTACGAAAAGGCAGCTGAGAACCTCATTGGCACGTTAAACGCAATCCGCGCTTTGGGGAACCACTACAATCTTGTTATAACAGGGCGTCAAAGCTCATTACTTATGTCGATGTTCGAAGAATCATTGGATACACAGAAGAGCTGGGGGGAGAATCCCGAGCTAGGAATTGTTGGAGACTTTATCGCCTCAGACGATTATAACGGGGGAAAGAGTTCCGCACTAATAATGCAACGCTATCCGAGCAGTGTCGACCTATGGAGAGGCCAAAGTAGAAGTTCTGCACACTATGAAGAGGACTACTTGCTTGGCAGACTaccttaa
- the LOC116196117 gene encoding PRA1 family protein B3 yields MASPATLPISNQSAGGGSQSQPQISTPAFRVFISRLTSSVRHGLSQRRPWYELVDRTSMARPENLTEAASRIRRNFSYFKVNYVAFLALVLALSLVTHPFSLLVLLSLLAAWLFLYLFRPSDQPLVLFGRTFSDREILGLLVVMTIVVVFLTTVGSLLISALMIGLALVCAHGAFRVPEDLFLDDQEPANTGFLSFLGGAASSAAAAAAPAVAARV; encoded by the coding sequence ATGGCCTCGCCCGCGACCCTCCCGATCTCTAACCAGTCTGCCGGCGGCGGATCTCAGTCTCAGCCCCAAATCTCCACCCCCGCCTTCCGCGTCTTCATCTCCCGCCTCACCTCCTCCGTCCGCCATGGCCTCTCCCAGCGCCGCCCGTGGTACGAGCTCGTCGACCGCACCTCCATGGCCCGCCCCGAAAACCTCACCGAGGCCGCCTCCCGGATCCGCCGCAACTTCTCCTACTTCAAGGTCAATTACGTTGCCTTCCTCGCGCTCGTCCTCGCCCTATCCCTTGTCACGCaccctttctctctcctcgTCCTTCTGTCCCTGCTCGCCGCCTGGCTCTTCCTCTACCTCTTCCGGCCGTCCGATCAGCCGCTTGTGCTCTTCGGCCGGACGTTCTCGGACCGCGAGATCTTAGGGTTGCTGGTGGTTATGACCATCGTGGTGGTTTTCTTGACGACCGTTGGATCTCTGCTGATCTCTGCTTTGATGATCGGGCTGGCGCTGGTGTGCGCGCACGGTGCTTTCCGGGTTCCTGAGGACCTGTTCCTGGACGATCAAGAGCCTGCCAACACAGGATTCCTCTCCTTCCTCGGCGGTGCCGCCTCCTCTGCTGCCGCAGCAGCTGCACCCGCCGTCGCTGCACGGGTGTAG